The Argopecten irradians isolate NY chromosome 6, Ai_NY, whole genome shotgun sequence genome has a window encoding:
- the LOC138325375 gene encoding asparagine synthetase [glutamine-hydrolyzing]-like, with product MYLLCKYVKEKTDTTVIMSGEGSDEVAQGYIYFREAPSVEEGDKESRRLCKDISMFDVQRVDRMSSAFGLEVRVPFLDHTFTSYYLSLSPALRAPKKGIEKYLLRYSFDDTNLIPKETLWRQKEGFSDGLTTQTKSLHQMIQDFVEEKMTVSDLDGSNQQYPHNPPVTTESLYYRRIFEGFFSGQGHLLPYFWMPKWLDSSDPSARTLKIYKQ from the exons ATGTACCTTTTATGTAAATACGTGAAGGAGAAGACGGATACTACAGTGATTATGTCGGGTGAAGGATCTGACGAGGTTGCCCAGGGATACATCTACTTCAGAGAAGCGCCCTCTGTGGAAGAAGGTGATAAAGAAAGCAGACGACTGTGTAAAGACATCAGTATGTTTGATGTTCAAAGAGTTGATCGAATGTCGTCTGCATTTGG GCTGGAGGTACGGGTGCCGTTTCTTGATCATACATTCACCAGTTactatctctctctctcaccAGCGTTGAGAGCCCCAAAGAAAGGTATTGAAAAATATCTGCTTCGATATTCCTTTGACGATACAAATTTAATCCCGAAGGAAACTTTATGGAGACAGAAAGAAGGTTTCAGTGACGGGCtgacaacacaaacaaaatctTTGCATCAAATGATTCAAGACTTTGTTGAAGAAAAG ATGACTGTCTCGGATTTGGATGGCAGTAACCAACAGTATCCTCACAACCCTCCCGTCACCACGGAGTCTCTATACTATAGACGGATATTTGAGGGGTTCTTCTCCGGCCAGGGTCATCTTTTACCGTACTTCTGGATGCCCAAGTGGTTAGATTCTTCTGACCCTTCTGCTAGAACATTAAAAATTTACAAACAGTGA
- the LOC138325376 gene encoding membrane progestin receptor beta-like: protein MLTSLAPTTTKKGVPVVFHEPHVETGFRTPHQPWRYYIYSLFQKHNECMNCWTHLAGLFFAMSRAVDFAKNYNMLGDPHMWPLTAGLITMVLMYLCSTTAHCFSNKSELVHYTAFMIDYAGIGLFGVGSVILHHHYCHDDAWVNSWLQTNAVLVGMILGVIVCFCCSISKVIYKRPYPIARKIWQVSSVIAIYTWLSLPILLRLFQYAAVGVWHTSLDHHIQQMIWFAVAGFFFSSEVPQRFFPGKFDFVGHSHQIFHLCIIMVTEKQLDGITHELERLAPKFSTMALPTFWNSIGAVILVIIFNGILVYVFHLYVKEKLINEEKKG from the coding sequence ATGTTGACCTCCTTAGCTCCCACCACCACCAAGAAGGGTGTCCCTGTAGTATTCCATGAACCACATGTGGAGACAGGATTCCGCACACCCCACCAGCCCTGGCGCTATTACATTTACAGCCTTTTTCAGAAGCACAACGAATGTATGAACTGTTGGACACACTTGGCAGGTCTTTTCTTTGCTATGAGTCGGGCTGTCGATTTTGCAAAGAATTACAACATGCTAGGAGATCCCCACATGTGGCCACTTACGGCCGGTCTGATCACCATGGTGCTGATGTACCTGTGCAGTACTACAGCTCACTGCTTCTCTAATAAATCCGAACTTGTACACTATACAGCCTTTATGATAGACTATGCAGGTATTGGACTATTTGGAGTAGGTAGTGTCATTCTTCATCACCACTATTGTCATGATGACGCCTGGGTCAACTCGTGGTTGCAGACTAATGCTGTCCTGGTAGGAATGATCCTTGGGGTGATTGTCTGTTTCTGTTGTAGTATTTCAAAAGTTATATACAAACGACCCTACCCAATAGCCAGAAAAATTTGGCAAGTGTCGTCAGTGATAGCAATTTACACCTGGCTAAGCTTACCTATACTTCTGCGACTGTTCCAGTATGCCGCTGTTGGGGTATGGCACACTAGCTTGGACCATCATATACAACAGATGATCTGGTTTGCTGTGGCAGGATTCTTTTTCAGCTCAGAAGTTCCTCAGCGTTTCTTTCCTGGGAAATTTGACTTTGTTGGCCACAGCCACCAGATATTCCACCTCTGTATCATCATGGTTACAGAGAAACAACTTGACGGGATCACCCACGAACTAGAGCGACTCGCCCCAAAGTTTTCTACCATGGCTCTCCCCACATTCTGGAATAGTATAGGGGCGGTGATATTAGTCATCATCTTCAATGGAATTTTGGTATATGTTTTCCATTTGTATGTGAAAGAGAAGTTAATCAATGAGGAAAAGAAAGGGTAA